The Aphidius gifuensis isolate YNYX2018 linkage group LG2, ASM1490517v1, whole genome shotgun sequence DNA window TTCTTGGTTTAAAGTCAAAAagcttttttcattcaaagttagacGTCATTACTAGTAATCTACCagaaattttccaataatactTGTGGTAAATGTTTACCGGTAATCTACCATTAATTTTCTGATAATCTTTGTGGTAAATGTTTACTAGTAATTTTCCAGTTACCAGTcttttaaaacattttgtaTTTACCAGTAAATTTCCGGTAATTTACTAGTAGCATATCGTCTTACCAGTTAGATGGTTTATGCGGTTATCtgggaatatatatatcaatatatattgagATATAAACATATTGAACCGAAACTTGGCTATAGTTATgaatttatgattataatgGAAGACCAAGGCCAATCTTTATTTCTGACCCCTTTGGGTGATATCATAAAATTACCCAAAGTGAGGTTAACCACAGGAAccgtatcaaaaaaaattaaaactacaAATGATGTTTCAACAAGtccttactttttttttgaagataatAAAGTATACTTATAAGTCTAAAATATAATCGCAGTCAAAACAGAGTAAatgttggattatttttattataaatactaatatattatttattttttttagatatattatAAGGGTGGAAccgtatcaaaaaaaattaaaactacaAATGATGTTTTCAACAAGTCCTTACTTTTTTGAAGATAATAAAGTATACTTATAAGTCTAAAATATAATCGCAGTCAAAACAGAGTAAatgttggattatttttattataaatactaatatattatttattttttttagatatattatAAGGGTGATGGTTCCTATCCCCAAGAAGTAATACTTGAGCACGTTAATGATAGTTACCAGCTGGCTGTAAGGTCAGATTATATGCCAGGGTGTAAGAATCCAGAAAATGTAATTAACGATTTTAATGATAACTGCTTGGctgaaatatttatgtatttgcCAGCATGTGAAAGATCAAAACTTGCATTGGGTATGATATAACTACAATAtcgattttatttgatttaaaaattatttggtaaTCGATAATTAATAGgtataggtatattttttttaatgatttttttagtatgcaaaaaatggaaaaatgcCCTTGATAAAGCTTGGTATGGtgtaaaaaaacttgaattaattcattgGCGTTATGATGAATATCCAAATTGTTTGGTTAAATATCCAACAAGCGATGGAGGATTCTGTCTTATAAAGTCACTGCTTAATAAATGTGGTCGTTATTTAACAACATTAGACTTGACAGCTTATGATAATTGTAAGATAGTGCCAGTTATTAATGAATTGTGTCCAAACCTCGTAACACTTCGCTTGAGATTCACCAACATGGACCAAGTAATATTAGCCAATGCATTCACACGTCTATCTAAACTGaaatcattaacaattatatttcaaaatataaagcCTTTTCTGTTGTTACCTCTTGTTGCTTTAATCAATTCATTGAGAAACGTTGCTAATACACTGACTGATCTTAATCTGTTGAATTGgcttgatgaattaaaaggTATCCCTGATTTTACAGAAGCATTTAATAATGTAAGTTacaactttatatttattgcgaaaaaaaaaaaaatcataagtattctttttatttttcacatatttataatatatatgatttcTTTTGCAGGTGATTCGTGACTTGAATGCTCTGAAAAGATTTGAATGTGCTGGTGTAGGAATGTCTGCTGATATATACCATTATCTGGCAGCCAACGGAATTACATGTTCGAATCATACCCCACACCTTAAAAATACTCTTTCTATATCAGAGCCATTCATAAATATCAAGTCATTGAAAATGATGCAATGCCCAATAACAGATGATACATTGTATACTATTGCCAATACTTTCAAGCACTTGGAATTATTACATATAAATAGTAACCTGGTAACCGATGATGGTGTAGTAGCACTTTCAAAGAtgtataatttacaaaatctgTTTTTTAATGGCCGTACTAAGATCACTGATTCTTCAGTCAAGCTGCTGAAAAACCTGATAAAATTAGGCTTACCAACcagtaataaaattactgatgaTTCAGTCTTAACagttcttgaaaattcaccgAAGATGGACGTGCTTTCTGTTCACCGCGCAAATGTGACTGCTGAATCAGTCAAAAAAGCAGCAGAAATATCAAGAAGTCGAAAACAACGTCTAATCTTCTGTGTTCCATCAATGCCAGATATACAACAATATGTTTCGCCTTACTTTGATTTGCGCGAAGAACAAATGATAAACGGAAAACCAGCACCTGTACCTGTCGGTGCAAGTGCTCATGCAAATAGTGGGCTCACAACGAGTTCAGGGGCAAGCACAAATCTCATGAGCGGGTTTTCTGATTCAGCACTTCTTTCAAAATCTACTATTTAgattttgaaatataacatGGAGGaccattaattaaatataataatcataaattaaaaaaaaaaaaaatttattcgcaTAACTCTATGgttctataaatttatgataagccttatcaattttcaaaaatttatattatataaaatatatgtataatatatgtatgataatatatatattttgaaaaaaattaaaaaaaaaagtaaattaaataattaacaaacagtttttgtatttatatcaaCTGTTTGCAATTGAAATAATAGACctagaaataatattgtactcgataaaatttgaattaaaaataaaggtaaataaacaataataaaaaagtaaactcTTGGTTTTCGACAAGTActgaatttatttctatttaaaaaagaaaaactataGTTCTACTAGGTATAAAGtaatagatattttaaattaccttttatatatattttaagcatCAATGATTCTTAATGATACATTTCAATTGTTTCACCTTGTAGCCAGGCACGTGGTAATGTACTCATGATAACATTACCTTTATCAACAGGTGAAAATATTGTCAATCCAGCCAAaagatatttattgaataatgaaCCTATTACTAAAAATTGAATCTGATAACCGCCAAGTAAACCTTGCCAGCTCAATAAATTTCATAGCAATTTAACaactataaataatgatttataattacttAACTAACAAAACAAACATTAGATAGAAACACACTTGGAGTCGACATTAAAAACAGTTGCCACTTGCCACAATATAAATGTTGTTCATCAACACAATGAATTCTCCAGgtcaaaattattcaaatttattaatataaaattaattaataatctttGCCAatgatcattttaaatttatattaattttaaatattataaaattaacaaaccaattatatttgtaacaattatttttttaataatcgtgAGTGCGACCTCAACCAAGGAAATTTTCCGTTCTCATAAAACTTATTCATACTTGGCTGAATCAAGCtctggtgaattttttttttgatagttgaaatcattaaaaacatttgttaataatagaaaactTGGTGAGACATTGGGAGAGATAAATGTTGATGGGGAAGAAGCTGCTGTTGAACTTGGAAAATcatttaaagttatttttaaaaatggattatagttataaattttagtattGAAATTAATAGCTTAATTTGAGTTAATAACATTAAGAAAAGTATTGCTGGAATTTAATTCTGGaaagtatttgtttttttttcagacttCTATTCTACAGAAAAAATGTCAATGATACATCTAATGAAATAACAGAGGCTATGCGATCACGTAAAGATCTTGTTGAAACTTTACTTCATGAAATGATAcatggttatttatttttaacaaataataatcgtGTCAGAGATGGCCATAGACCAGAATTTTGTAAACATATGAATATAGAATTAATAATTCAGCTGGTACTGctatatcaatttatcataGATTTCATGATGAAGTTAAATTAAGATGTTGATAATTGTTACTATTTCTTCTCggacatcaacaacaataggTAGAGTGTatataacaaacaaatattcaagttaTATCATGAAATTCTTGTCATGAGTATCGTTTGGAGATGCATTAcacttaatatttataaatttttatttatatacttctCATTATATTGGTAATAATCgtagttaaaaaaaaggacaGAAGAAGCAAGTGGCTGTAGGCACTTAAAGACAATATTAGATGCGTATGCTCACATATATGTATAggtatacattatttttttttaattattaaatattttaaacccGTAATATTAGCTTGGTTTTTATCGACaaattttttctagttttatttttgagttaattttgtcaaatcgaatttatttttatgattagtTTGTTACTACCAAAGAAGAAggaaaaagtatttattaaaaataaaaaacaaataaaatatttattaaaaaaatttttatactataCTTCATgtgatttagttttttatttttatctgataTTTTTACGCTTTTCTATCT harbors:
- the LOC122849049 gene encoding uncharacterized protein LOC122849049, with product MPGCKNPENVINDFNDNCLAEIFMYLPACERSKLALVCKKWKNALDKAWYGVKKLELIHWRYDEYPNCLVKYPTSDGGFCLIKSLLNKCGRYLTTLDLTAYDNCKIVPVINELCPNLVTLRLRFTNMDQVILANAFTRLSKLKSLTIIFQNIKPFLLLPLVALINSLRNVANTLTDLNLLNWLDELKGIPDFTEAFNNVIRDLNALKRFECAGVGMSADIYHYLAANGITCSNHTPHLKNTLSISEPFINIKSLKMMQCPITDDTLYTIANTFKHLELLHINSNLVTDDGVVALSKMYNLQNLFFNGRTKITDSSVKLLKNLIKLGLPTSNKITDDSVLTVLENSPKMDVLSVHRANVTAESVKKAAEISRSRKQRLIFCVPSMPDIQQYVSPYFDLREEQMINGKPAPVPVGASAHANSGLTTSSGASTNLMSGFSDSALLSKSTI